The following proteins are co-located in the Gloeocapsa sp. PCC 7428 genome:
- a CDS encoding WGxxGxxG family protein has product MKRSHLDKLILASVTLSLATLPLTVPAIAQATGTTTTGTGTGTVETTAPGSTTGTTGTTTTPGTTPGGTAPGTTTTPDGDTTTGGTIPGEPTYGGTTTTETQTREGGGSWGWLGLLGLLGLANLFRKPAEPAYRDPNTVNTGTGTTRY; this is encoded by the coding sequence ATGAAACGTTCTCACCTAGACAAACTCATTTTGGCAAGTGTTACTTTGAGTTTAGCAACTTTGCCTTTAACAGTTCCTGCGATCGCACAGGCAACTGGTACTACAACAACAGGGACTGGCACTGGTACAGTAGAAACTACGGCTCCTGGCAGTACCACTGGTACAACAGGCACAACAACTACGCCAGGAACTACCCCTGGTGGCACAGCCCCAGGTACGACAACAACACCAGATGGTGACACAACAACAGGCGGTACTATTCCTGGTGAACCTACTTATGGTGGCACAACTACTACCGAAACCCAAACACGAGAGGGAGGCGGTTCCTGGGGTTGGCTAGGTTTACTTGGTTTACTTGGCTTAGCCAACTTATTCCGCAAGCCTGCTGAGCCGGCGTATCGCGATCCTAATACAGTCAATACAGGTACGGGAACGACTAGATATTAA
- a CDS encoding saccharopine dehydrogenase family protein, giving the protein MMARVLILGGRGRIGSSVAQDIATYTQAEVIITTRKPAAAIAVKDRLGSQVDILTLDLADIEALRKAIASVDLVIHSAGPFHYRDASVLKICIEQGVNYLDVSDHPSFTRKALAYQSAAAEAGVTAIVNTGIFPGISNSMVREGVEQFDQAQRIHLSYLVSGSGGAGVTVMRTTFLGLQKPFDVWIDGKWQQINPYSDREAVEFPKPYGRSHVYWFNMPETFTLPQAFPTVKTVITKFGSRPDFYNHLTWIAAHWFPKPLMQQPSAIEFLAHVSHTMTDVTNHFSGIGVAIRSEVSGDKQGTQASYCSTLVHENTAIAAGCGTGSIAQFLLEGKLKKPGVWAVEQAISTELFHQAIQSRGLKLYQEWL; this is encoded by the coding sequence ATGATGGCGAGGGTTCTCATTCTTGGAGGTCGGGGGCGGATTGGCAGTAGTGTTGCCCAAGATATTGCCACCTATACTCAAGCAGAAGTCATCATCACAACTAGAAAACCAGCCGCAGCGATCGCTGTTAAAGACCGTTTGGGTTCTCAAGTAGATATTTTGACACTTGATTTAGCTGATATTGAAGCACTCAGAAAAGCGATCGCATCTGTCGATCTTGTGATTCACAGCGCCGGACCTTTTCACTATCGCGATGCTAGCGTCCTTAAAATTTGTATTGAGCAAGGTGTTAACTACCTTGATGTCAGCGATCATCCTTCTTTTACGCGTAAAGCTTTAGCATACCAGTCAGCCGCAGCAGAAGCAGGAGTTACTGCAATTGTCAATACGGGAATATTCCCTGGGATTTCTAATAGTATGGTGCGCGAAGGTGTTGAGCAATTTGACCAAGCCCAACGCATTCATCTAAGTTATCTCGTTTCTGGTTCGGGTGGTGCTGGAGTTACGGTGATGCGTACCACGTTTTTGGGATTGCAAAAACCTTTTGACGTTTGGATTGATGGTAAATGGCAACAAATAAATCCGTACAGCGATCGCGAAGCGGTTGAGTTTCCCAAACCTTACGGGCGATCGCACGTTTACTGGTTTAATATGCCTGAAACGTTTACTTTACCCCAAGCGTTTCCGACTGTAAAAACTGTGATTACAAAATTTGGTTCGCGTCCTGATTTTTATAATCATCTCACCTGGATTGCGGCGCACTGGTTTCCTAAGCCTTTGATGCAGCAACCAAGTGCGATCGAGTTTTTGGCTCATGTCAGCCATACGATGACCGACGTTACGAATCATTTTAGTGGGATTGGTGTGGCGATTCGTTCAGAAGTGAGTGGCGATAAACAGGGAACACAAGCAAGTTACTGTTCAACTTTAGTGCATGAAAATACTGCGATCGCTGCTGGTTGCGGTACAGGTAGTATTGCTCAATTCTTACTCGAAGGAAAACTCAAAAAGCCTGGAGTTTGGGCTGTAGAACAAGCCATATCAACAGAGTTATTTCATCAAGCAATTCAAAGCCGAGGGCTAAAACTGTACCAAGAATGGCTATAA
- a CDS encoding TspO/MBR family protein yields MLKPWMIIGGITLLIALASLFFRPRDTQWAKNLNRPKWLVFEPLIPVIWTIVFTGGALSAATVWENAPGSFSTWLIMGLYLLLEIVTVAYIPATLRSRNLKIGTTLGGSGVVLGVILTFIVWNISGLAALLLLPYLLWSPVGTYTTWEMMQLNPEAT; encoded by the coding sequence ATGCTTAAACCTTGGATGATTATTGGCGGGATAACGCTATTAATTGCCCTGGCTAGTCTATTTTTTAGACCGCGCGACACACAATGGGCAAAAAACTTAAATCGACCAAAGTGGTTGGTTTTTGAGCCACTTATTCCTGTTATCTGGACAATAGTTTTTACTGGTGGAGCCTTATCGGCTGCAACTGTCTGGGAAAATGCTCCTGGAAGCTTCTCAACGTGGCTGATTATGGGGCTTTATCTATTGTTGGAAATTGTGACAGTAGCTTATATTCCTGCCACATTGCGATCGCGAAATTTGAAAATCGGTACGACTCTAGGCGGTAGTGGAGTTGTTCTAGGAGTCATACTGACGTTCATTGTTTGGAATATTTCAGGTTTAGCAGCTTTGCTCCTTTTGCCGTATCTTCTGTGGAGTCCTGTTGGTACTTATACAACTTGGGAAATGATGCAGCTAAATCCCGAAGCTACATAA